The following nucleotide sequence is from Corylus avellana chromosome ca7, CavTom2PMs-1.0.
AttgatttgatcaaaatcttcAGATTTCTTCCCTTTTTCATTGATTTCCTATTTCTCTTTGTGTCCTGAGTTCTGTACAATGTTCGAACCAAAATGGCAATTCTGTTGAGAATCCATCTGGCTTTGAAGGTGTACAATACAAAGGAGACAGATATAATCAACCATGTACATCCATTCCAACCCTGAGCTGAGTCCCTCAGACCTTACAAAAACCCAGCACAGGATTCATCACGCCATTCAGTCAATCAGAAAAGCAATCTTCAAAGCAATGGAAAAGGCTAGGCAACAAACTCTTTCGCTTATTGCCCTTTTCttcatacttctttatcaaatgGCCAGTGCTTGCAGACTCTACCTTCTTGTTGCTCTTGCGATCTTCAATCTCAACCGCGTTGGGAGGCTTGGTTAGCGTCGAGCAAAAGCTGTGGAGGAAGTCTGTGATTTCCATGAATTCCGGTCGGCATTTTGGGTCTTCTGCCCAACAGGACTCTAAGAAGGGGACAAGAGCTTTCGGAACGTCCTGTACGCTAGGCCTTTCATTCTGAGTAAGCGTCAAAACCAATCAATTGTCATAACATATTCAAGCAATCAACATATATTTGCTTCAATAGCCAAGCATATATGACTAAAACATTATTTTCATGTTACACTTGGACAGTATGGAAACAAGAGCAGTTTCTATTAGTCCAGAAATTTTTCATTGAGGTTGGCAGAAGTTTAAGAAAGAAATGGCATATGAATGGGCAAAAAATTTATCACATACATTTGCTGTCGCATATGCAACCATCACGTTATTCCTTCCCTTGAATGGAGTTTTGTTTGTGAGCAACTCCCAGAGAACTATTGAGAAGCTGTATACATCCACCTTGTGATCATAGTGCTTCTTTGCTCCACTTGGAAGAGGGTCTAGGCTGAATAACTGTTTCAGATCATAAAGGAAAAATTAGACATTGATGGATATCTTATGGCAACAGAAATTGCTGAACGAGGGAAAAAAGAGTACCTCAGGAGCCATCCATCTAAAGGTACCAGCCTCAATAGTCATTTTGCCTGATATCTCCACTCTAGCTAGCCCAAAGTCAGCCAGCTTAATTTGTTTCTTGTCCTCGGTGAGAAGAAGATTGCCTGGAATAAACATAAAGAGTCTCTATGAGAAGCAAATTTTCAGCTACTGTTGGTCAGCATTACAGGATAAGGACACAAGAGCGTCATCCAATCagtaaatatattttatttccatGAACAGACAGGGCATGTTTTGAAACCAAATTGGTTTCCCTGCCTGACCAGATTGCTTCTCATTGAAATGCACCAAAACCATTAGtatgagaagaaaataaattacttGGCTTCAGATCACGGTGGATGATGCTATTTGCATGCAAGTATTCCATCGCTCGCGAGATATCCAGTGCAAAACTTATAGAAAGCTTCAGATCAAGAGTGTTTGGACGGTTGCTCAGTAAGTACTTGTGAAGAGTACCACCCCTCATAAGCTCAGTAATTATTACCATAGACGGTTCCACAGAGGCCCCAATAAACTGTTTCAACAAAGCAGCTTATATCAGCATCTGAAGTAGGTGCATGGACATAGACAAAAATTTATATGGTGTGTCAACTCTTAAGAGAGTTGTAGGGAGCTATGTATTTTGAAAAtgagcattaaaaaaaaaaaaaaaaaaggagaaaaatttgTCTCAgttcaaaataaccaaaatgaATGTAGGTAAGCTTAAAAGGTGAAGAAGcacattaataaattatataatttggaactaaaaaaaaaacaaaaaaaatctttcctttatatataattcttgTTAAATTCCAACCATTATTGTCCAGCCGTATAAGAGAAAATAAAGTAGATTACCTTCACAACATTTTCATGTTTCACCCTTGATAGCAAGGTAACCTCTCTCTGAAATTTTTCCTTAGACTCAGGACTTACATCTGATGTTCTGCTCGGCTGAATAACCTTTACAGCTACGACCTTCGATTTGTACCTAAATTAAACTATCGTCATTATTAAAACAGCAACATCCGTAATTCCTCAGTTGCAGCATTGAACAACAGTCAATATTTAAACTAAAAGCCTGATAAAATGTATacataataaaagtaaaacatatatttgaACAATTAGAACCCCTCGAGTATTTTCAAACATGTTACCAGACTCCCGGGCAGCTCCCCCCAACTACATGATCCAAAGTACCGTACAAGTAACTGCTGATATTCTGGAGATGCTGATTTAAATACATTAcaattcaaggaaaaaaaaaaaaaaaaaaaaaaaaaggaaagaaaatttgaagCACCCCAACAAAATGATAGAGCAGTACCTCCTAATTAAGACAGGTTATATGTGTACCATATATAACCCGCAGTATCCTATTTAAGATCTACCATAAAGGAGCACATAGTTTTCAAGCCCAACTATTTTGCAAGTTGAGTAATGTTTAAGAATTAAAGTTGGTAGAATTAGTCATATCGATTTCTACTTTAAAAACCAGACAAGCTGTTGGTCTTCTCACATCTTTTGAGCtaagaaattttcaaaaagcaGGACTTTGGGAATGACATTGCCATATAAATGCTGTCACTTGAGATCgaattatttataataataattaaaaaaaaaaaaaaaaaaaaaaaaactaaaaagacatCTTTGTCCAGTGGTTGCGAATTATTATAAACAATTTATCACTGCAGAGTGCAGAATACTGCAAATCCCCTACTACCATGCTAAAGCACAAGTAACAATGACAGAAACAAACCAAACTTACAAACGACTTGCTATATTGCCAATTTGCTGGAAAAGAAATTAATCAATTCTTGCTTGCTAGTGATAATCACTTTCAAATTTGGAATGACTAGCTGTAGTACTCTTTCTTTCATCCTCCAAATTGGATCGGGGACCTAAAAGCCCCAAAAATTCCCCCCATTAGATAACAATAACCAATGTTGTCACTTATGTATCTTCCAGTCAACAAATATAGATTTTAAATCCCACCCACAGTGACATACTGACATTATACCACGTGTGagcacacatatgcataaacgGACAAGTACTCACAGTAGAGATTCATTTAATCCAAGTTCAATGGAGGTTTcaaagcatttatttatttatttataagtaatcgagatatcattaaaagaataagggaaactaaaatacaaagaaagtaaataagaGAAAACACCTAACTAGTACGAGTAAACAAAAAATCATGGTAATTAAtcaccaaaggagaaacaaaaaaattatccaaaGATCTAGAgtattgcaaaataaaaatttgatctCCTCCAACATCCTCTCAACGTCCTTAAAACTTTTGTCGTTCATTTCCTTCCATAGAAACCACAAAACTTATGTCGTTTCAAAGCAATAGATTGCATACAAAAGGTTTAGTCTGTGCAACACAACACATTGTCCCTGCTTCTTTCTCTAATGCAACAATCCAgcaattgttttccttttcaaacCAGAACAGAATGCACACCTAATTGTTCACTATTAAATATAGTATAATAGACCCAAACAGCAGGGCACATTGTTCTTGAAAATGAATTAGCACTAAAATCAATACGAAGCACCCGACAGGCTCCTGACTCAGAGAACCTACAAAGCATTATACACCACTTCAAGacgaaaataaacaaaattacacTAACCAATATTTAGCACCCCACACACCAATCCTTAACCCTGAAACATTGAAACCCACAAAGGGTCTATCATGAAGCAAAACCCACAAAAGCCCAAGATTGAAATCAGTCACAAATCATAGCAAAACATGATACTTCAAGAACATGCACACAATGTAAGCGACCTAATATAAAACAAAGACTAATAaccataaaaatgaaaataataataataataaataaaataaataaataaaagaagcaaaGTTTTTGAGTTGGCAGAAAGAGGCACCCACAATCCTTCATAGACAATGGAGTGAGGCCCTTCACCGATCTCACGGCCATATGTTATTCCGCGTGGGTCAATGAGTAAACTGCGGTCGATCTCGAAGACAAATTCGTTGCCAGAGCCGTCGTTTTCCTCGTAGTTTGTGAACCCGAAGTAAGTGTCCATGTGGGCCAGCGAAAGCTCGTTGCTCGTGGGCAGCACGTGCTCCGCCATTGCTCgagcttcttcttctcctcctcggTATTGTATTTGTTGCATTGCACAAAAATATAGAGTTGggttttaagaaataaaattcaaaaaaaggaaataaaatattctGGGTTAATAAGAGGGTTTTTGAATCATTTAAAAATGAGAGAGTGACATGAGaatgagagggaaaaaaa
It contains:
- the LOC132187578 gene encoding serine/threonine-protein kinase STY13-like, with protein sequence MQQIQYRGGEEEARAMAEHVLPTSNELSLAHMDTYFGFTNYEENDGSGNEFVFEIDRSLLIDPRGITYGREIGEGPHSIVYEGLYKSKVVAVKVIQPSRTSDVSPESKEKFQREVTLLSRVKHENVVKFIGASVEPSMVIITELMRGGTLHKYLLSNRPNTLDLKLSISFALDISRAMEYLHANSIIHRDLKPSNLLLTEDKKQIKLADFGLARVEISGKMTIEAGTFRWMAPELFSLDPLPSGAKKHYDHKVDVYSFSIVLWELLTNKTPFKGRNNVMVAYATANNERPSVQDVPKALVPFLESCWAEDPKCRPEFMEITDFLHSFCSTLTKPPNAVEIEDRKSNKKVESASTGHLIKKYEEKGNKRKSLLPSLFHCFEDCFSD